The Gallus gallus isolate bGalGal1 chromosome 3, bGalGal1.mat.broiler.GRCg7b, whole genome shotgun sequence genome window below encodes:
- the PERPB gene encoding p53 apoptosis effector related to PMP-22, which yields MVACSLACWRCRWLLPLLLGLAIIMGIIALAGRGWLESESEPYVHQASLWESCKRGEQDLNWNCESLMDYGWGRAAAATYLVGFVILVICFALAVIAFSIEILRFNFVRGIGGLLFVVAAFQIIGLVIYPVKFTEEIPLTGDNMFSWAYGFGWASTVVVIGCAFFFCCLPNWEDEVLGNIKPTYYYSSPDRAPYLN from the exons ATGGTGGCGTGCAGCCTCGCTTGCTGGCGGTGCCGCTGGCTCCTGCCCCTGCTGTTGGGCCTGGCCATCATCATGGGTATCATCGCGCTGGCAGGCCGGGGCTGGCTGGAATCTGAGTCGGAGCCCTATGTGCACCAAGCATCGCTGTGGGAGAGCTGCAAACGGGGCGAGCAGGACCTCAACTGGAACTGTGAATCTCTCATGGACTATG gatgggggagagcagcagctgccacatACCTCGTTGGCTTTGTGATCCTGGTCATCTGTTTCGCCCTCGCAGTCATCGCATTCTCAATTGAAATACTTCGCTTCAACTTTGTGCGAGGAATTGGAggcttgctttttgttgttg ctGCATTCCAAATCATAGGGTTGGTCATCTACCCAGTGaaattcacagaagaaattccACTGACAGGAGATAATATGTTCAGCTGGGCCTATGGTTTTGGTTGGGCCAGCACCGTTGTTGTGATAGGgtgtgctttcttcttctgctgcCTCCCCAATTGGGAAGATGAAGTCCTGGGAAATATCAAGCCGACCTATTACTACTCCTCCCCAGACAGAGCACCATACTTAAATTGA